A genomic segment from Kyrpidia tusciae DSM 2912 encodes:
- a CDS encoding class I adenylate-forming enzyme family protein: MNRRLGAEINAFYGYTEGGATHSTRPGDSIEVTSTSFGKLVEGWEECFVDEEGRRLTPPCEGEIWVRGANFVPGYFRQPQNTRKMFDNEGWFHSADIVRVDENGYCTFVSRRDDLINRGGYKIDPREIEEILYTHPRIGQAAVVAMPDERLGQRAAVFIVPKTPGDVITLEEVTGYLGEKGLSKNHWPEAVQMVESFPMTSTGKFQRFALREQAKRLKPQR; this comes from the coding sequence TTGAATAGGCGCCTGGGAGCGGAAATCAACGCTTTTTACGGATATACGGAAGGAGGGGCCACCCACAGCACCCGTCCGGGGGATAGCATCGAGGTCACCAGCACATCCTTCGGAAAGCTGGTGGAGGGTTGGGAAGAGTGCTTTGTGGATGAGGAGGGCCGCCGTCTGACGCCTCCTTGTGAAGGAGAGATCTGGGTGCGCGGAGCCAACTTTGTTCCGGGATATTTCCGCCAACCCCAGAACACGCGAAAGATGTTCGACAACGAGGGTTGGTTTCACTCAGCGGACATTGTGCGGGTGGACGAAAATGGCTATTGCACCTTCGTTTCTCGCCGGGATGACTTGATTAACCGCGGCGGATACAAAATTGACCCCCGGGAAATCGAGGAAATTCTTTATACCCACCCTCGAATCGGTCAGGCGGCCGTGGTGGCCATGCCGGATGAACGGCTGGGCCAGCGGGCAGCCGTGTTCATCGTGCCCAAGACCCCTGGGGATGTGATCACCCTTGAAGAAGTGACCGGGTATCTGGGAGAGAAAGGGCTTAGCAAGAATCATTGGCCGGAAGCCGTTCAAATGGTGGAGAGTTTCCCAATGACCAGCACGGGGAAGTTCCAGCGTTTTGCCCTTCGGGAGCAAGCGAAGCGTTTGAAACCTCAGCGCTAA
- a CDS encoding pyridoxamine 5'-phosphate oxidase family protein, with protein sequence MVDDWAGFRQLVEKVGFRVLVACAGEDHYPNISKRKVEVLPEEHALFFVEDKTSRTVHLLKTSPRVIVLAYDWERGYGIKGKGEMTFYPEGPWCAKAREQFAQEGKAVELAEGAIVRLKALFPF encoded by the coding sequence GTGGTTGACGATTGGGCCGGGTTCCGCCAGTTGGTGGAAAAGGTGGGCTTTCGGGTGCTGGTGGCCTGTGCCGGCGAGGATCATTATCCCAACATTTCAAAGAGAAAAGTGGAGGTGTTGCCCGAAGAGCATGCCTTGTTTTTTGTTGAAGATAAAACTTCCAGGACCGTGCATTTGCTAAAAACGTCACCGCGAGTGATTGTTTTGGCCTATGACTGGGAGCGGGGATACGGGATCAAAGGCAAAGGAGAGATGACGTTTTATCCCGAAGGTCCATGGTGCGCAAAAGCTCGGGAACAGTTCGCCCAAGAAGGAAAAGCAGTAGAATTGGCGGAAGGCGCAATCGTCCGGTTGAAAGCGTTGTTTCCCTTTTGA
- a CDS encoding AMP-binding protein, with translation MKKLARSIDRLVSRDDVWITKERVLEFLQTGKWKEESFVYFLENHAKQNPNAQAIVDEDGTVLTYRELDEKTTQFALALLEMGIQSGDRIAIQLPNTSHFLISLLGAAKANVLPVLCHMPYTEYDLEYIFELMPELLVRLKF, from the coding sequence ATGAAAAAACTTGCACGCAGCATAGATCGCTTGGTCTCAAGAGACGATGTCTGGATCACGAAGGAGCGAGTTCTGGAATTCTTGCAGACGGGTAAGTGGAAAGAAGAGAGTTTCGTCTATTTTCTGGAAAATCACGCGAAACAGAACCCTAATGCCCAGGCGATTGTGGATGAAGATGGAACGGTTCTGACTTACCGGGAATTGGATGAGAAGACGACCCAGTTTGCCCTCGCTTTGTTGGAAATGGGGATTCAATCCGGGGATCGGATCGCCATCCAGTTACCCAATACCAGCCATTTCTTGATTTCTTTATTAGGGGCGGCGAAAGCCAATGTTCTGCCCGTGTTGTGTCACATGCCGTATACGGAATACGATTTGGAGTACATCTTTGAGCTTATGCCGGAGCTCCTTGTCCGGCTGAAATTCTGA